The following are encoded together in the Bacillus cereus group sp. RP43 genome:
- a CDS encoding acyl-CoA synthetase, whose protein sequence is MGITKEYKKYASLQPNKIAIKENDRVLTYKDWFESVCKVANWLNEKESKNKTVAIVLENRMEFLQLFAGAAMAGWVCVPLDIKWKRDELKERIAISKPDIIVAEQYRLNDISCEEERVIEIEEWKEMIENYLPIYHPVENVQNAPFYMGFTSGSTGKAKAFLRAQQSWVHSFDCNVHDFYMKNTDSILIAGTLVHSLFLYGAISALSLGQTVHIMRKFVPVQVLSSIKIENISVMYTVPTMLESLYKENKVIESEMKIISSGAKWEAEAKEKMKNVFPYAKRYEFYGASELSFVTALIDEESERKPTSVGKPCHNVQVRICNEAGEEVQTGEIGTVYVKSDQFFMGYVSDGAIIRQLSKGGWMTVQDVGYQDEEGYIYIVGREKNMILFGGINIYPEEIESVLQTHPAVDEIVVVGVEDSYWGEKPVAIVKGSATKQQLKSFCLQRLSSFKIPKEWHFVDDIPYTSSGKIARNAAKSIIENQEKIYE, encoded by the coding sequence ATGGGGATTACAAAAGAATACAAAAAGTATGCCTCTTTACAACCGAATAAAATAGCGATTAAAGAAAATGATAGAGTGTTAACATATAAAGATTGGTTCGAGTCAGTTTGTAAAGTAGCAAATTGGTTGAATGAAAAAGAATCGAAGAATAAAACAGTAGCAATTGTATTAGAAAATCGTATGGAGTTTTTACAACTATTTGCAGGTGCTGCTATGGCTGGATGGGTTTGTGTGCCGCTAGATATAAAATGGAAACGAGATGAACTTAAAGAAAGAATAGCGATTAGTAAACCGGATATTATTGTGGCGGAGCAGTATAGGCTCAATGATATATCGTGCGAAGAAGAAAGGGTTATTGAGATTGAAGAATGGAAAGAAATGATTGAGAACTATCTTCCTATATATCATCCTGTAGAAAATGTACAAAACGCTCCTTTTTATATGGGATTTACATCGGGATCAACCGGAAAGGCAAAAGCATTTTTACGTGCTCAACAGTCATGGGTACATAGTTTTGATTGCAATGTACATGATTTTTATATGAAAAATACAGATTCTATTTTAATAGCTGGGACGCTTGTTCATTCTTTATTCTTATATGGAGCAATAAGTGCCTTATCTTTAGGGCAAACGGTACATATAATGAGAAAGTTTGTACCAGTTCAAGTGCTATCTAGTATAAAGATAGAGAATATTTCTGTAATGTATACAGTTCCTACAATGCTTGAGTCTTTATATAAAGAAAATAAAGTAATTGAAAGTGAAATGAAAATTATTTCGTCAGGAGCGAAATGGGAAGCTGAAGCAAAAGAAAAGATGAAGAATGTGTTTCCTTATGCAAAAAGATATGAGTTTTATGGTGCGTCTGAGCTAAGTTTTGTAACGGCATTGATCGATGAAGAGAGTGAAAGAAAGCCGACTTCAGTAGGGAAGCCTTGTCATAATGTACAAGTTCGAATATGTAATGAAGCAGGAGAAGAAGTACAGACAGGTGAGATAGGAACTGTGTATGTGAAAAGTGATCAGTTTTTTATGGGCTATGTATCGGATGGAGCTATAATCCGGCAATTGTCCAAGGGTGGTTGGATGACAGTACAAGATGTGGGCTACCAAGATGAAGAAGGCTATATATATATTGTTGGTAGAGAGAAGAATATGATTTTATTTGGAGGAATAAATATTTACCCAGAAGAAATAGAAAGTGTATTACAGACACATCCAGCTGTTGATGAAATAGTTGTAGTTGGTGTAGAAGATAGTTATTGGGGTGAAAAACCTGTCGCTATCGTAAAAGGAAGTGCTACGAAGCAACAATTAAAGAGCTTTTGCCTACAACGATTATCCTCTTTTAAAATACCGAAAGAATGGCATTTTGTAGATGACATCCCTTATACAAGTAGCGGGAAAATAGCTCGTAATGCAGCAAAAAGTATCATTGAAAATCAGGAGAAGATATATGAATAG
- a CDS encoding N-acetylmuramoyl-L-alanine amidase — protein MEIKCANLTFQNELVPLEKVNKLIIHHTSEDGWDVYKTHEFHQKVRGWSGIGYNYFIEEDGTVVEGRGLHIGAHAKDNNSDTIGICMTGNFDKYDPTTPQMNSLYFLCKMFMKQFAIEKGNILGHRELEGVTKTCPGNRFSMVELRKVLS, from the coding sequence ATGGAAATTAAATGTGCAAATTTAACATTTCAAAATGAGTTAGTTCCTTTAGAAAAAGTAAATAAACTGATTATCCACCATACGTCAGAAGATGGATGGGATGTGTATAAAACTCACGAATTTCATCAAAAGGTAAGAGGATGGAGCGGGATTGGTTACAATTATTTTATTGAGGAAGATGGAACTGTAGTCGAAGGGCGAGGTTTACATATTGGAGCACATGCGAAAGATAATAATAGTGATACAATTGGAATATGTATGACGGGAAATTTTGATAAATATGATCCAACTACCCCGCAAATGAATTCATTATATTTTTTATGTAAAATGTTTATGAAGCAGTTTGCCATAGAGAAAGGAAATATACTAGGTCATAGGGAGTTAGAAGGGGTTACAAAAACTTGTCCAGGAAATCGCTTTTCTATGGTAGAGTTAAGAAAAGTATTATCTTAA
- a CDS encoding acetyl-CoA C-acyltransferase: MNRAVIVEAKRTPIGKKNGMLKDYEVQQLLAPLLTFLSKGIEREIDDVILGNVVGPGGNVARLSALEAGLGYHIPGVTIDRQCGAGLEAIRTACHYIQGGAGNCYIAGGVESTSTSTFQNRARFSPEIIGDPDMGLAAEYVAEQYNITKEMQDEYACLSYKRTLQALEKGYIQEEILPHYFNGLLDESIKREMNYERMIKRTKPVFLQNGTVTAGNSCGVNDGACAVLVMEEGQARKLGYKPVLRFVRSAVVGVDPNLPGTGPIFAVNKLLNEMNLKVEDIDYLEINEAFAAKVVACAKELQIPYEKLNVNGGAIALGHPYGASGAMLVTRLFYQAKRVHMKYGIATLGIGGGIGLALLFEKIED; the protein is encoded by the coding sequence ATGAATAGAGCAGTTATTGTGGAAGCGAAAAGGACACCCATTGGCAAAAAAAACGGGATGTTGAAAGATTATGAAGTTCAGCAATTACTAGCGCCGCTTCTTACGTTTCTAAGTAAAGGAATTGAGAGAGAAATAGATGATGTCATACTAGGTAACGTCGTTGGACCAGGAGGTAATGTTGCAAGATTATCTGCTTTAGAAGCAGGACTCGGTTATCATATTCCTGGTGTAACGATTGATCGGCAATGTGGTGCAGGATTAGAAGCCATTCGTACTGCGTGTCATTATATTCAAGGCGGGGCAGGTAATTGTTATATCGCTGGGGGAGTAGAGAGTACAAGTACGTCAACTTTTCAAAATAGAGCACGGTTTTCGCCTGAAATAATTGGGGATCCAGATATGGGATTAGCCGCTGAGTATGTTGCAGAGCAGTATAACATAACAAAAGAGATGCAAGATGAATATGCTTGTCTTAGCTATAAAAGAACGCTGCAAGCATTAGAAAAAGGATATATACAAGAAGAGATATTACCTCATTATTTTAATGGATTATTAGATGAATCTATAAAGCGAGAAATGAATTATGAAAGAATGATTAAGAGAACGAAACCTGTATTTTTACAAAATGGAACGGTAACAGCAGGAAATTCGTGTGGTGTAAATGACGGGGCATGTGCTGTTCTTGTAATGGAAGAGGGGCAAGCCCGGAAATTAGGATACAAGCCTGTTCTTCGTTTTGTTCGCAGTGCTGTAGTTGGAGTTGATCCAAACCTTCCTGGAACTGGTCCGATATTTGCAGTGAACAAGTTATTAAATGAAATGAATTTAAAAGTAGAGGACATTGATTATCTTGAAATAAATGAAGCATTTGCTGCAAAAGTTGTTGCTTGTGCAAAGGAGTTACAAATTCCGTATGAAAAGTTAAATGTAAATGGTGGTGCGATTGCACTTGGTCATCCGTACGGTGCATCTGGAGCTATGCTTGTAACGCGCTTGTTTTATCAGGCTAAAAGAGTGCATATGAAATATGGAATTGCGACATTAGGAATTGGTGGGGGAATAGGGCTTGCTCTATTATTTGAGAAAATAGAAGACTAG
- a CDS encoding helix-turn-helix domain-containing protein, with amino-acid sequence MGFGEKLFKLRKEKGLSQEALAEKLNTTRQAVSKWENGQGFPETEKLIMIGNVFEVSLDYLLKETAEQSNEKENGYYVSKEMAEGYVVYGQNISKYIALGFSLLILSTVPYLLLKENATMSTFLVIIIAVLGIGAMMVPVTIEESRYNVLKKEELLFDQNFLKELTKRYATIKKKYAAVVIVGLCFIAAGAIPFLFEKKRITSGELVQYYPYCVVLIAIGFYLFVRVLGVLETYRILVENKEYSNRFIFKLKKKVREKVDNF; translated from the coding sequence ATGGGATTTGGTGAAAAGCTTTTTAAATTAAGAAAGGAAAAAGGCCTTTCTCAAGAAGCGTTAGCTGAGAAATTAAACACGACAAGGCAAGCGGTTAGTAAATGGGAGAATGGTCAAGGTTTTCCTGAAACTGAAAAACTAATAATGATTGGAAATGTATTTGAAGTCTCTCTCGATTACTTATTAAAAGAAACTGCTGAGCAAAGTAATGAAAAGGAAAACGGTTATTATGTAAGTAAGGAAATGGCGGAAGGGTATGTAGTGTATGGGCAAAACATTTCTAAATATATCGCATTAGGATTTAGCTTGCTTATTTTATCTACAGTACCGTATTTATTATTAAAAGAAAATGCAACAATGTCTACGTTCCTTGTCATTATCATTGCAGTTCTTGGAATTGGAGCGATGATGGTACCTGTAACGATAGAAGAGAGTCGATACAATGTATTAAAAAAAGAAGAATTACTATTTGATCAAAATTTTTTGAAAGAATTGACAAAAAGATATGCGACTATTAAAAAGAAGTATGCTGCAGTAGTAATCGTTGGACTTTGTTTCATAGCAGCAGGAGCGATACCATTTTTATTTGAGAAAAAACGAATTACTTCAGGAGAGCTCGTGCAGTATTATCCTTATTGTGTTGTACTTATTGCTATCGGGTTTTATCTTTTTGTTCGTGTTTTAGGAGTGTTAGAGACGTATCGGATTTTAGTAGAAAATAAAGAATATAGTAATCGTTTCATTTTTAAACTGAAAAAGAAAGTGAGAGAAAAAGTAGACAATTTTTAA
- a CDS encoding GNAT family N-acetyltransferase — MCTIMTLDTASEIENAEIDMLSSRLKALQAMSENPMQVQLKKFGSATAFSSKIIVGPTFNTVKGIAFTNTDEIDEIISYYQSLQIPCRFEITPAQGTTELFQYLSQKGFYQSSFHTALYSIPGQAFSLPPSTISVRKLKENEFHTFADIYVQGFNMPSFTKDGVRQNNEILYNQPGWHFFIVEVQNIPTSIGVLYINKGVASLAASATLPEFQRKGCHTALIQKRIEKAIATNCHLIVGQARFGSGSQNNMERAHMKIAYTKSIWTAKDI; from the coding sequence ATGTGTACTATTATGACACTCGATACAGCAAGTGAAATTGAAAACGCAGAAATAGATATGCTATCTTCTAGATTAAAGGCATTACAAGCGATGTCAGAAAATCCAATGCAAGTACAATTGAAAAAGTTTGGGAGTGCTACTGCCTTTTCATCAAAAATAATTGTTGGTCCTACTTTTAACACAGTAAAGGGCATTGCATTTACAAATACAGACGAGATAGATGAAATCATCTCTTATTATCAATCACTACAAATCCCTTGCCGTTTTGAAATTACACCGGCTCAAGGTACAACTGAACTATTTCAATACTTATCTCAAAAAGGCTTTTACCAATCTAGCTTCCATACCGCTTTATACAGTATACCGGGACAAGCTTTTTCGCTTCCCCCTTCTACCATTTCAGTACGCAAACTGAAAGAAAATGAGTTTCATACTTTTGCAGATATTTATGTTCAGGGATTTAATATGCCTTCTTTTACAAAAGATGGTGTTCGTCAAAATAATGAAATTCTTTACAATCAGCCAGGGTGGCATTTTTTCATAGTTGAAGTTCAAAATATTCCAACTAGTATAGGTGTACTTTATATAAATAAAGGTGTTGCCTCATTAGCTGCATCCGCTACTTTGCCAGAATTCCAGCGCAAAGGTTGTCATACTGCATTAATTCAAAAACGAATAGAAAAAGCTATAGCGACAAACTGTCATTTAATAGTTGGACAAGCTCGATTTGGTAGCGGCAGTCAAAATAATATGGAACGTGCCCATATGAAAATTGCTTATACAAAATCAATATGGACTGCGAAAGACATATAA
- a CDS encoding CsbD family protein, translating into MSKHEHGLKEKVEGAIDKVKGEVKEVVGKVTDNKKLQAEGKWDKVKGTAKDTVGNVKEKIHEYKEHKEGK; encoded by the coding sequence ATGTCAAAACATGAGCATGGTTTAAAAGAAAAAGTAGAGGGTGCCATTGATAAGGTAAAGGGTGAAGTAAAAGAAGTTGTCGGGAAAGTAACTGACAATAAGAAATTACAAGCTGAAGGAAAATGGGATAAGGTAAAAGGCACTGCTAAAGATACTGTCGGTAATGTAAAAGAGAAAATACATGAATATAAAGAGCATAAAGAAGGGAAATAA
- a CDS encoding ATP-binding cassette domain-containing protein, producing the protein MSNLLEIKNLSKSFGNKVVLRDVSFNVPPGSIVGFIGDNGAGKSTTFKTVLELISKDSGTVKIFGEENISKYAKIKEKIGVVFDAMNLPAHLTIKQLNKVFEKMFESWDRENFYRLVNTFSLSTNEKVGGFSRGMSMKLSIAIALSHNAKLLILDEATGGLDPSSREGVLEELKSFVSKSNGGILLSSHIMSDVEKIASHLIIIKDGEILLNEEKDNVLGSYAIVDVDVEQITLINKDIVVAKRNHGSYFNVLVSNVHKLPSGIAHRTISIEEMSVLLTRSEK; encoded by the coding sequence ATGTCAAACCTTCTAGAAATTAAAAATTTGAGTAAATCATTTGGAAACAAAGTTGTTTTAAGAGATGTTTCCTTCAATGTGCCGCCTGGATCAATTGTTGGATTCATTGGTGATAATGGGGCTGGGAAATCAACAACCTTTAAAACAGTACTAGAATTAATTTCTAAAGATAGCGGTACAGTAAAAATATTTGGTGAAGAAAATATAAGTAAATATGCCAAGATTAAGGAAAAGATAGGCGTCGTATTTGATGCAATGAATCTACCAGCTCATCTTACAATAAAACAACTAAATAAGGTTTTTGAAAAGATGTTTGAATCTTGGGATAGGGAAAATTTTTATCGATTAGTTAATACTTTCTCTTTATCTACCAATGAAAAAGTAGGTGGATTCTCACGTGGGATGTCAATGAAACTCTCTATAGCTATTGCGCTGTCGCATAATGCAAAATTATTAATCCTAGATGAAGCGACGGGAGGTCTTGATCCTTCATCCAGGGAGGGTGTGTTAGAGGAATTAAAAAGTTTTGTGAGTAAAAGTAATGGTGGTATATTACTTTCTTCTCATATTATGAGTGATGTAGAAAAAATAGCTAGCCACCTTATCATTATAAAAGATGGAGAAATTTTATTGAATGAAGAAAAAGATAATGTTTTGGGCAGTTACGCCATTGTAGATGTTGACGTGGAACAAATAACTTTAATCAATAAAGATATAGTTGTGGCAAAGAGGAACCATGGTTCTTATTTCAATGTACTCGTATCAAATGTACATAAATTACCAAGTGGAATTGCTCATAGAACCATCTCGATAGAAGAAATGAGTGTCTTATTAACGAGGAGTGAAAAATAA
- a CDS encoding DUF2164 domain-containing protein has protein sequence MMNIKIPNDKKEELVAQIQQFFMEEDLDEIGRFQAERLIEEMIKLVGPFAYNQAIGDARKLVSEKLTNIEEDLYVLEKSEGK, from the coding sequence ATGATGAACATAAAAATACCGAATGATAAAAAAGAAGAGCTTGTAGCACAAATTCAGCAATTTTTCATGGAAGAAGATTTAGATGAAATTGGACGTTTCCAAGCAGAACGTTTAATAGAAGAAATGATAAAGTTAGTAGGACCATTTGCATATAATCAAGCAATTGGAGATGCTAGAAAACTTGTAAGTGAGAAATTAACGAATATTGAAGAAGATTTGTATGTGTTAGAGAAGAGTGAAGGGAAATAA
- a CDS encoding long-chain-fatty-acid--CoA ligase: MMMNVPLTISSMMERAEKLFPKKEIISRTHDTVTTLTYKQLGERTRRLSSALKKLGIKEGERIGTLAWNHHRHVEAYFAIPGIASVLHTINIRLSPQHISYIIQHAEDRILLIDEDLVPLIENIQSELSTVQAYIIMTDKEELPKTTLQPVYHYEKLLEEGDPNFQFVKEIDENTPAGMCYTSATTGNPKGVVYTHRSTVLHCMALGLADTTALSESDAAMAIVPMFHVNAWGLPFAATWFGAKQVLPGPMFTPKILLEMIQTEKVTIAAGVPTIWLGVLQELENNSYDLSSITRLLCGGAAAPKSVIKAFEQKYNVPFVHAYGMTETSPLVTLARLKSYETDLAYEEQLEIRSKQGYLVPGVEMKVVGTNGEVKWDGTEMGELCLRAPWIAASYYNDDRTVEGFRDGWLYTGDVVTVDEEGCVKIVDRTKDVIKSGGEWISSVDLENALMAHDAIFEAAVVAIPHPQWQERPVACVVQKKNSTVTKEELYEFLKPQFAKWWLPDDIVFLEEIPKTSVGKFLKQALRKELEHLHKEK; encoded by the coding sequence ATGATGATGAATGTACCTCTAACAATTAGTTCTATGATGGAAAGGGCAGAAAAACTATTCCCAAAGAAAGAAATCATTTCACGGACACATGATACAGTTACGACATTAACGTATAAGCAGCTAGGGGAAAGGACAAGAAGACTTTCCAGTGCGTTAAAAAAGCTTGGAATTAAAGAAGGCGAGCGCATAGGAACGTTAGCGTGGAATCATCATCGACATGTGGAGGCATATTTTGCTATTCCAGGTATTGCTTCCGTTTTACACACAATTAATATTCGTTTATCTCCTCAACATATTTCATATATTATTCAGCATGCAGAAGATCGAATTCTACTTATTGATGAAGATCTCGTACCACTCATTGAGAATATCCAGTCTGAATTATCGACTGTACAAGCATATATTATTATGACTGATAAAGAGGAGCTCCCAAAAACTACACTTCAGCCTGTATATCATTATGAGAAACTTTTAGAAGAAGGCGACCCGAATTTCCAATTTGTTAAAGAGATTGATGAAAATACACCTGCTGGTATGTGTTATACGTCAGCGACTACAGGGAATCCAAAAGGTGTTGTTTATACACATCGTAGTACAGTGTTGCACTGTATGGCACTCGGATTAGCGGATACGACAGCTTTATCGGAAAGTGATGCAGCAATGGCTATTGTGCCAATGTTTCATGTGAACGCTTGGGGACTTCCTTTTGCGGCTACTTGGTTTGGGGCAAAACAAGTTCTTCCGGGACCGATGTTTACACCGAAAATTTTATTAGAAATGATTCAAACTGAAAAAGTAACGATAGCTGCAGGTGTGCCGACAATTTGGCTCGGTGTTTTACAAGAGTTAGAAAATAATAGTTACGATTTATCTAGTATAACGAGACTACTATGCGGAGGCGCAGCTGCACCGAAAAGCGTTATTAAAGCGTTTGAGCAAAAATATAATGTTCCTTTCGTACATGCATATGGCATGACTGAAACGAGTCCACTCGTAACGCTTGCACGTCTAAAAAGCTATGAAACAGATTTGGCGTATGAAGAACAACTTGAGATAAGATCGAAGCAAGGATATCTTGTCCCTGGTGTAGAGATGAAAGTAGTCGGTACAAATGGTGAAGTGAAGTGGGACGGTACGGAGATGGGAGAACTATGTTTACGAGCGCCATGGATCGCTGCAAGCTATTATAACGATGATCGTACTGTCGAAGGTTTTCGTGATGGTTGGTTATATACAGGAGATGTCGTTACGGTTGACGAGGAAGGGTGCGTAAAGATTGTTGATCGTACGAAGGATGTTATTAAAAGCGGGGGAGAATGGATTTCCTCAGTTGACCTTGAAAATGCTCTAATGGCACATGACGCTATATTTGAAGCGGCTGTCGTTGCAATCCCACACCCGCAGTGGCAAGAGCGTCCAGTTGCCTGCGTTGTACAAAAGAAAAATAGTACTGTTACAAAAGAAGAACTATATGAATTTTTAAAACCACAGTTTGCGAAGTGGTGGTTACCAGACGATATTGTATTTCTGGAGGAAATTCCGAAAACATCTGTTGGGAAGTTTTTAAAACAGGCGCTTCGGAAAGAACTTGAGCATTTGCATAAAGAGAAATAA
- a CDS encoding biotin transporter BioY, which yields MNTKNLVFVALFSSIMGVLGLIPPIALAITPVPITLQSLGVMLAGGLLGSRLGALSQLIFLLIVGVGAPLLAGGRGGPGIFVGPSAGYLLGYIVGAFVIGYLIERLREVSIIKVLCINIIGGIFVVYVFGIIVQAFVMDISIWQTMKVSVVFLPGDCIKAIIAAILVTKLHRSLKHIITPALRNKKITNAG from the coding sequence ATGAATACAAAAAACTTAGTTTTCGTCGCTTTATTTAGTTCTATTATGGGAGTGTTAGGATTAATACCTCCAATTGCTCTTGCTATTACACCAGTTCCGATTACATTACAATCACTTGGTGTTATGCTTGCTGGCGGGTTGTTAGGCTCACGCCTTGGCGCATTAAGTCAGCTTATTTTCTTACTAATAGTTGGAGTTGGAGCACCATTACTTGCTGGTGGACGCGGGGGTCCAGGTATATTTGTTGGACCGAGTGCAGGATATTTACTTGGTTATATCGTTGGAGCGTTTGTCATTGGTTATTTAATTGAGCGTTTACGTGAAGTTTCTATTATAAAGGTATTATGTATTAATATAATTGGTGGTATTTTCGTAGTTTATGTATTTGGTATTATTGTACAAGCCTTCGTAATGGATATTTCCATATGGCAGACGATGAAAGTAAGTGTTGTATTTTTACCAGGTGATTGCATAAAGGCGATTATAGCAGCAATTCTCGTAACGAAATTACATCGTTCATTGAAACATATTATTACGCCTGCTTTGAGGAATAAAAAAATTACAAATGCAGGATAA